The genomic region CGAGTACACGATTCACCAGTAGGGAATGATTGAATGACTGAATGACTGAATGACTGACTCCGCTCCAGTGCGTGAAACAGCGGAGCCAGTCATTCAATCATTCAGTCATTTTCTTCCTTCCGTCCAATTGCCCACAAAAAAATGCTACTTTTGTGGGCTTTTTTATTGACCATCAAGATGATTTATTCAACCATAACGGGGCTGGGGTATTATGTCCCGGAACATGTCGTCACGAACGAGGACCTGACGAGTTATATGGAAACCTCGGACGAATGGATTCGGGAACGGACGGGAATTCAGGAACGCCGCTACTTTACCTACGGAAAAGAAACCAATGCCAGTATGGCCGCCGCGGCCTCACGCATGGCCCTGGAACGGGCCGAAGTAACGGCCAAAGAAGTGGACCTGATCGTTTATGCGACCATCACGCCGGACTACTTTTTTCCGGGTTCCGGCTTTCTGATGCAGCGCGAACTGGGCATGGAAGGCATCGGCGTGATCGACATCCGTGACCAGTGCTCGGGCTTCGTGTATGCCCTCTCGATTGCCGACCAGTTCATCAAATCCGGCATGTACAAAACCATTCTGGTGGTCGGAGCCGAGATTCAGTCTACCTGGATCAATAAAAGCACGGAAGGCCGCGGCGTAGCGGTGATCTTCGGCGACGGAGCCGGGGCCGCCGTTGTCCGGGCCACCGATGACGCCGAACACCGCATTTTGTCCACCCACCTTCATGCAGACGGGCGCTTTGCGGAGGATTTGTACGTTAAAGACCCCGGCAGCAGCCGCCCGGACCGCGCCGCCACGAAGCAGATGGTGGACGAAGGCGGCTTCGATGTGGTGATGAACGGCAACGCCGTGTTCAAACACGCTGTCGTGCGCTTTACCGAAGTTATTCACGAGGGTTTGCAGGCCAACGGCTTCTCGCCCGAAGATATTTCGCTGCTGGTGCCCCACCAGGCCAACGTCCGGATCTCGGAATACGTGCGCAATCAGCTTGGCCTCCCCGAAGACCGCGTCATCAGCAATATTCACAAATACGGCAATACTACGGCCGCATCTATCCCCATCGCCCTCACGGAAGCCTGG from Tellurirhabdus rosea harbors:
- a CDS encoding 3-oxoacyl-ACP synthase III family protein, which encodes MIYSTITGLGYYVPEHVVTNEDLTSYMETSDEWIRERTGIQERRYFTYGKETNASMAAAASRMALERAEVTAKEVDLIVYATITPDYFFPGSGFLMQRELGMEGIGVIDIRDQCSGFVYALSIADQFIKSGMYKTILVVGAEIQSTWINKSTEGRGVAVIFGDGAGAAVVRATDDAEHRILSTHLHADGRFAEDLYVKDPGSSRPDRAATKQMVDEGGFDVVMNGNAVFKHAVVRFTEVIHEGLQANGFSPEDISLLVPHQANVRISEYVRNQLGLPEDRVISNIHKYGNTTAASIPIALTEAWEQGRVKPGDLVCLAAFGSGFTWASALIKW